ATATGCACCTCTTTATTCTGTAGCTGTAGGGCTCGCTTTAAAGGAAGGATGATATGTCGGAAATAAATCTCTTGCCACTTGACCTTTCGCCAAGCCGTGGAAGCGCAAAAGCATCAACGAATCTTAAAAAAATAATCATTATTTTTTTTAGTATTTTCCTTTTCGCTAGTTTACTGGGAACCATAGTTCTTCTTTTTTTTACAACTAGAGTGCAAAGTACTGTAAACGAGGAAACTGTTGTTACACAAAAAATAAAAGCTTTACAAAACACAGAAAATACTCTTTTTGTATTGAAAGATCGTGCAGATAAAATCCAAATAGTTAATTCTGACTCTCAAATTTACGATAATTTTTCATCAGCAAGCATAGTCTTAGCAAGTCTGCCGACAAACGTTTCAGTTAAAAATATTACAGCAGGCGCAGTCGGAAACACCTTTTCCGTGATAAGTGCAGACTCTATAGGTATGGCAACTTTTTTAAGTTCTCTTTCTACAAACATTTCTTTAAAGGGCTTAACAATAAGTGACTTTAATTTTTTTCCGGAAAGTGGTTACACAATTAGATTTACCTTTTTATAAATCATGAAAAACCTAGATAAAGATCTTAAACTTTTAGCAGGACCAATCCTTGTCTTAATCATTTTAGTTGTATTATTTTTAATTTCTGGAAAAATCATTTTCGATAACATGAATCGTTTAAATAATAATTTAAATTCAGAAAATAACTCACTTAAAACCCTGCAACAAAAACTCAATTCTCTTAGCTCTGTAAATGAAACTACTACCCATGAATCTCAAATTGCCTTGCTCGCCCTGCCTTCTTCAAATTCTATTTTTCCAGCTATCTCATTAATTCAATCGCAAGCAAATAATCTCAATTTATTGATTGTTAATATCCAGGCAACCAATCTTCCTGATTCAGCAAAACAAGGAGTAAATTCATCACAAATTGATTTTGAGGTGAGTGGAGATTATTCTTCAATTGTTTCATTTATAAATAATATTAAAAATTCAACGCCGCTAATCCATTTTGGAGAGATAAAAATTGATAATTCTCAAAGTGTTTATAGCTTAACTGCCACCGTTTTCTCTTTTTGGGCTCCTCTTCCTGCCACATTACCTCAAATTGATAAACCAATCGAGATGCTCACATCTGACGAGCAAAAGACCTTAGCTGCGATAACTCCTAATATTGTAAGTCCTATTACTTCAAGCTCCTCAGCTTCGCCTACAGGAAAAATTAATCCTTTTCAATAACTTTAATATTGACGCTTTTCTTATCAAAAACTCCTTTTATTGAGGCAATTCTTCTTATATTTTTAATCGTCTTTCCCTCTTTACCAATAATAAGTCCAATTATCGCTGGATCTGCTTTTACTTCAAAAACTTCTCCCCTTTCGTCTGTAGTTTCGGTTACGGTAAAATCTTCACTTCCGGTAATTTTTGAGATTAAAAATTTAAGTAAATCAATCATAATAAGTTATGCTTATGCTATTAATTTTTCGACTGCTGGAGTTACTTGTGCTCCTTTTTTCACCCAAGCTTCAATTGCTTTTTTGTCTATTTCTTTTTTTCCTTCTCTTTTGTTCCAAAATCCAAGGACTTCTTGAGGAGCTGCTTGAGTTGATTTTTTACTATCAACAACA
The Patescibacteria group bacterium genome window above contains:
- a CDS encoding KH domain-containing protein, which encodes MIDLLKFLISKITGSEDFTVTETTDERGEVFEVKADPAIIGLIIGKEGKTIKNIRRIASIKGVFDKKSVNIKVIEKD
- the rpsP gene encoding 30S ribosomal protein S16: MVQIRLARIKTKGEPFYRVVVVDSKKSTQAAPQEVLGFWNKREGKKEIDKKAIEAWVKKGAQVTPAVEKLIA
- the pilO gene encoding type 4a pilus biogenesis protein PilO, encoding MKNLDKDLKLLAGPILVLIILVVLFLISGKIIFDNMNRLNNNLNSENNSLKTLQQKLNSLSSVNETTTHESQIALLALPSSNSIFPAISLIQSQANNLNLLIVNIQATNLPDSAKQGVNSSQIDFEVSGDYSSIVSFINNIKNSTPLIHFGEIKIDNSQSVYSLTATVFSFWAPLPATLPQIDKPIEMLTSDEQKTLAAITPNIVSPITSSSSASPTGKINPFQ